One genomic segment of Agromyces intestinalis includes these proteins:
- a CDS encoding ABC transporter substrate-binding protein, which translates to MDHRDGGESTTTPTEEGILMGTQHRRSALLLTASVATIAALTACSGGSSGTVDDSFGFAIAEQEPDSPITVWVDASREPIAQAFEEDHPDIPIEIETYDGNAGGSDSFRTKIALFDQSGEGWPDVVFSTQTNDTSWAAQELNGAQPFAAPLNKGYFDQEFLDGFTTGALDPMTVDGTVYGLRNDLAPVVLWYDESLLNEFGYEVPETWEDYLALSDRLAAEHPGYILGTVGEAFTATYINYWGAAAPIFQLDGNTFSSDFSDENSQRMTELIDHMLDNGTLVQDSVFGAEFVTKYADKIVAMPGPVWFSGALFQNPDSLNTAAGRIGAANPLHWEGGEEVTGNVGGGVWYASSHSKNLDAVETFLEYAISSDRAVELASGLPAYDSAADQWLATQSESGYYVGDFAESVSTAASSVWSGWGFPSFSIEVSYANVVVPGLAAGKSLADLTAEWQEEMENQAQVQGYTVE; encoded by the coding sequence ATGGATCACCGCGATGGCGGTGAGTCGACAACGACGCCGACCGAAGAAGGAATCCTGATGGGTACACAGCACCGTCGCTCCGCACTCCTGTTGACCGCATCCGTCGCGACCATCGCGGCGCTGACCGCCTGTTCCGGCGGATCGTCGGGGACGGTCGACGACTCGTTCGGCTTTGCAATCGCCGAGCAGGAGCCCGACAGCCCGATCACCGTCTGGGTCGACGCATCGCGCGAGCCCATCGCTCAGGCGTTTGAAGAAGACCACCCCGACATCCCGATCGAGATCGAGACGTACGACGGCAACGCCGGCGGCAGCGATTCGTTCCGCACGAAGATCGCACTCTTCGATCAGTCGGGTGAAGGCTGGCCCGACGTGGTGTTCTCCACGCAGACCAACGACACCTCGTGGGCGGCTCAAGAGCTGAACGGGGCGCAGCCGTTTGCGGCCCCGCTGAACAAAGGGTACTTCGACCAGGAGTTCCTCGACGGGTTCACGACGGGCGCACTCGACCCGATGACCGTCGATGGCACGGTCTACGGACTGCGCAACGACCTGGCCCCCGTCGTGCTCTGGTATGACGAGTCCCTGTTGAACGAGTTCGGGTACGAGGTTCCCGAGACCTGGGAGGACTACCTGGCGCTGAGCGATCGTCTCGCCGCCGAGCACCCGGGGTACATCCTGGGCACGGTCGGCGAGGCCTTCACCGCCACGTACATCAACTACTGGGGTGCGGCCGCGCCGATCTTTCAGCTCGACGGCAACACCTTCTCGTCCGACTTCTCGGACGAGAACTCTCAGAGGATGACCGAGTTGATCGATCACATGCTCGACAACGGAACCCTGGTCCAGGACAGCGTGTTCGGCGCCGAGTTCGTGACGAAGTACGCCGACAAGATCGTCGCGATGCCCGGCCCGGTGTGGTTCTCGGGCGCACTCTTCCAGAACCCCGACAGCCTGAACACCGCTGCGGGCCGGATCGGTGCCGCCAACCCCCTCCACTGGGAGGGCGGCGAGGAGGTCACCGGCAACGTCGGCGGCGGAGTCTGGTACGCCTCGAGCCACTCGAAGAACCTCGATGCGGTCGAGACGTTCCTCGAGTACGCCATCAGCTCCGATCGTGCGGTCGAACTCGCATCCGGACTGCCGGCCTACGATTCCGCGGCCGACCAGTGGCTCGCGACGCAGTCCGAGAGCGGATACTACGTCGGCGACTTCGCCGAGAGCGTCTCCACCGCCGCGTCGAGCGTCTGGAGCGGCTGGGGTTTCCCGAGCTTCAGCATCGAGGTGTCCTACGCCAACGTCGTCGTCCCCGGTCTCGCCGCAGGCAAGTCGCTCGCCGACCTCACGGCCGAGTGGCAGGAGGAGATGGAGAACCAGGCGCAGGTTCAGGGTTACACGGTCGAATAG
- a CDS encoding L-rhamnose mutarotase: MTSTERIALHSEVRDGYVEAHVRIPDDLAEAFPRVGIHEWTIWRSGNHMFHLVACDDWDAAVTALDDEPANVDWQATIGPFVEVYRDASGDPGFEPLDIVWDLRAQRAEGL; encoded by the coding sequence ATGACTTCTACCGAACGGATCGCGCTGCACTCCGAGGTGCGCGACGGATATGTCGAGGCGCACGTCCGCATCCCAGATGACCTCGCCGAAGCCTTCCCGCGCGTCGGCATCCACGAGTGGACGATCTGGCGCTCGGGCAATCACATGTTCCACCTCGTCGCCTGTGACGACTGGGACGCCGCGGTCACCGCGCTCGACGACGAGCCTGCGAATGTCGACTGGCAGGCCACGATCGGCCCGTTCGTCGAGGTGTACCGCGACGCGAGCGGAGATCCCGGCTTCGAGCCGCTCGACATCGTGTGGGATCTGCGCGCACAGCGGGCGGAGGGGTTGTGA
- a CDS encoding DUF2200 domain-containing protein, whose protein sequence is MARNIFRMSFAKIYPLYVDKVERKQRSRAELDEVIEWLTGYDEAALQRVLADEVDLETFFEQAPAFNPNATLITGVICGVRVEEIEDPLMQKVRYLDKLVDELARGKKLTSILRAA, encoded by the coding sequence ATGGCGCGCAACATCTTCCGCATGAGCTTCGCGAAGATCTATCCGCTCTACGTCGACAAGGTCGAGCGCAAGCAGCGCAGCCGGGCCGAACTCGACGAGGTCATCGAGTGGCTCACCGGCTACGACGAGGCCGCACTCCAGCGCGTGCTCGCCGACGAGGTCGACCTCGAGACGTTCTTCGAGCAGGCACCCGCGTTCAACCCGAACGCGACCCTCATCACCGGCGTGATCTGCGGCGTTCGGGTCGAGGAGATCGAGGACCCGCTCATGCAGAAGGTGCGGTATCTCGACAAGCTCGTCGACGAGCTCGCCCGGGGCAAGAAGCTCACGTCGATCCTGCGCGCAGCCTGA
- a CDS encoding FadR/GntR family transcriptional regulator, which produces MTELSSESEILPVLAPGAARMPSARLGVAVVHGLVTAIVTGEIAAGELLPPEQPLTAHFGVSRTVIRESVKRLEEKGLVRAVQGRGTVVQPHASWNILDPVVLSVLLEHDDTLGVLDELTIVRSALEGTMSAESARRRDDGDLARLDDALSRMHAVKDDPVAFAQGDADFHHLVMAISGIGLAENITHILYERARTSDRFARNQTKTAFELTLEEHQRVLDAIRSGDPVAAETAMRAHIDDAWQRRRPTNAARG; this is translated from the coding sequence GTGACTGAGCTGAGCAGCGAGTCCGAGATTCTTCCGGTTCTCGCGCCGGGGGCCGCCCGAATGCCCTCCGCGAGGCTCGGCGTCGCCGTCGTCCACGGCCTGGTCACGGCGATCGTGACCGGCGAGATCGCGGCCGGCGAGCTGCTCCCTCCCGAGCAACCCCTCACCGCGCATTTCGGCGTGAGTCGAACGGTCATCCGCGAGTCGGTCAAGCGGCTCGAGGAGAAGGGCCTCGTTCGTGCCGTGCAGGGACGCGGCACCGTTGTGCAGCCCCACGCCTCGTGGAACATCCTCGATCCGGTCGTGCTCTCGGTCCTCCTCGAACACGATGACACGCTCGGCGTGCTCGACGAGTTGACGATTGTGCGGTCGGCGCTCGAGGGCACGATGTCCGCCGAGTCCGCGCGTCGCCGAGACGACGGCGACCTCGCACGACTCGACGACGCGTTGTCGCGCATGCACGCCGTGAAGGACGACCCCGTCGCCTTTGCACAGGGCGACGCCGACTTCCACCACCTGGTGATGGCGATCTCGGGTATCGGGCTCGCCGAGAACATCACCCACATCCTGTACGAGCGGGCCCGCACCAGCGATCGCTTCGCCCGCAACCAGACGAAGACGGCGTTCGAGCTCACCCTCGAGGAGCACCAGCGGGTGCTCGATGCCATCCGGTCCGGCGACCCCGTGGCCGCCGAGACCGCCATGCGCGCGCATATCGACGACGCATGGCAGCGCCGACGGCCGACGAACGCCGCGCGAGGCTGA
- a CDS encoding carbohydrate ABC transporter permease produces MSATEAVVVPRSTRKRLSRPRGDVRRLSPSGWLGRALVVSVVALFVVFFVLPLVWLLLAPTKGARELLVADPFAFGSLGTLGTNFAELASFQNGIIWTWLGNSALYSGGALLLTLVVSIPAGYALALTDFRLRRPLLIVTLVVMLIPNTALVLPVFLELSAVGLVGTPWSVILPFSFFPFGVYLTYIYFSTAVSRDLLDAARIDGAGELRVFARVAMPLATPVIALVGFFSFVGNWNNFFLPFVMVPGRKSPVQVGLAELLSNVPLFNPTSAASVTIDLPVLALATIVSVGPVLVIFLFSQRFLVSGMTAGGTKG; encoded by the coding sequence TTGAGCGCGACTGAAGCGGTCGTCGTCCCACGAAGCACTCGGAAGCGGCTCAGCCGCCCGCGCGGCGACGTACGCCGGCTCTCCCCCTCGGGTTGGCTCGGCCGCGCCCTCGTGGTCTCGGTCGTTGCGTTGTTCGTGGTGTTCTTCGTGCTCCCCTTGGTCTGGTTGCTGCTCGCGCCGACCAAGGGCGCCCGCGAGCTGCTCGTCGCCGATCCGTTCGCGTTCGGCTCGCTGGGCACCCTCGGCACCAACTTCGCCGAACTGGCCTCGTTCCAGAACGGCATCATCTGGACCTGGCTCGGCAACTCCGCGCTGTACTCGGGGGGAGCGCTGCTGCTCACCCTGGTGGTGAGCATCCCGGCGGGGTACGCGCTCGCGCTGACCGACTTCCGGCTTCGACGGCCGCTGCTCATCGTCACGCTCGTCGTGATGCTGATCCCGAACACGGCGCTGGTGCTGCCGGTGTTCCTCGAACTCAGCGCCGTCGGGCTCGTGGGCACGCCGTGGTCGGTGATCCTCCCGTTCTCGTTCTTCCCGTTCGGGGTGTACCTGACCTACATCTACTTCTCGACGGCGGTGTCGCGCGACCTCCTCGACGCCGCCCGCATCGACGGCGCGGGGGAGTTGCGGGTCTTCGCCCGCGTGGCGATGCCACTGGCGACGCCGGTGATCGCGCTTGTGGGCTTCTTCAGCTTCGTCGGCAACTGGAACAATTTCTTCCTGCCCTTCGTGATGGTGCCCGGCCGGAAGTCCCCCGTGCAGGTCGGGCTGGCCGAGCTGCTTTCGAACGTGCCGCTGTTCAACCCGACCTCGGCGGCATCGGTGACCATTGACCTACCGGTGCTGGCACTGGCGACCATCGTCTCGGTCGGCCCGGTGCTCGTGATCTTCCTGTTCTCGCAGCGCTTCCTGGTGAGCGGCATGACGGCCGGCGGCACCAAGGGCTGA
- a CDS encoding aldo/keto reductase: MKSRRLRNHLALTEIGMGVAQFGNLNRKTTDEVSVAAVDAAWNAGIRYFDTAPHYGLGLSERRLGAALADRPRDAYVLSTKVGRLLEPTPERAGGLDDEGFVVPADHRRVWDFSRDGVLRSIEQSLERLGTDRIDIVYVHDPDEHESEALDGAIPTLIDLREQGVIDAVGVGMNQSAMPAWFVARADLDVVMLAGRYTLYEQGALDDLLPIARSRGVRIVAAAVYNSGLLAAPTVSDDAHYDYGPAPAAVIAHARRLADVSEEFGITLPDAAVSFPLRDPVVASVVVGARTAEHIEGTVSRYATEIPDAFWDALHDRALIRASPLAVAER, from the coding sequence ATGAAGAGCCGTCGACTGCGCAACCACCTCGCGCTCACGGAGATCGGGATGGGCGTGGCCCAGTTCGGCAACCTCAATCGGAAGACCACGGACGAGGTATCCGTCGCCGCCGTGGACGCGGCATGGAACGCCGGGATCCGCTATTTCGACACGGCGCCGCACTACGGATTGGGGCTCTCTGAGCGCCGACTCGGCGCCGCGCTCGCCGACCGGCCGCGCGACGCCTACGTGCTCTCCACCAAGGTGGGTCGACTCTTGGAGCCGACCCCCGAGCGTGCCGGCGGGCTCGACGACGAGGGATTCGTCGTGCCGGCCGACCATCGCCGAGTCTGGGACTTCTCCCGCGACGGCGTGCTCCGTTCGATCGAACAGAGCCTCGAACGCCTGGGGACGGACCGCATCGACATCGTCTACGTCCACGATCCCGATGAGCATGAGTCCGAGGCGCTCGACGGCGCCATCCCGACACTCATCGACCTGCGCGAACAGGGCGTGATCGATGCGGTCGGCGTGGGGATGAATCAGTCCGCCATGCCGGCATGGTTCGTGGCCCGCGCCGACCTCGACGTCGTCATGCTCGCGGGCCGGTACACCCTGTACGAACAGGGCGCGCTGGACGACCTGCTGCCGATCGCCCGTAGTCGCGGGGTCAGGATCGTCGCTGCCGCCGTGTACAATTCAGGGCTCCTGGCCGCGCCGACGGTTTCCGACGACGCGCACTACGACTACGGTCCAGCGCCGGCCGCCGTCATCGCGCACGCACGACGGCTGGCCGACGTGAGCGAGGAGTTCGGGATCACGCTGCCCGACGCTGCGGTCTCCTTCCCGCTGCGGGATCCCGTCGTCGCATCGGTCGTGGTCGGCGCCCGAACCGCGGAGCACATCGAGGGGACGGTGAGCCGGTATGCGACCGAGATCCCGGACGCGTTCTGGGATGCCCTGCACGATCGCGCCCTCATCCGAGCCTCTCCGCTCGCGGTTGCAGAGAGATAA
- a CDS encoding carbohydrate ABC transporter permease → MGYAFSSGYTLLLLLFGVFPAAYALFLAFTKAGQFVGVDNFARVLSDYRFLPAVQNVATYLVVWLIVQTVLVVVLALIVHSIGVRWLSSTVRFVYYIPGALAGASSVMLWLFLLDPTVSPVSGVLRVLGLETFVQTVSVQNLPIIFTIIAFWTGAGGWIVIMYGALNNISVEVMEAARVDGAGMVKTAWHIQIPMMRKWITYMAIMNLAAGTQLFVEPRILSQASKGVVPPDYSLNQLAYLYAFRQGDFNGSAAISLLLLVVALGLAAFFVLRGGLFERD, encoded by the coding sequence ATGGGTTACGCCTTCTCCAGCGGCTACACCCTGCTGTTGCTGCTCTTCGGCGTTTTCCCGGCCGCCTACGCCCTGTTCCTGGCGTTCACGAAGGCGGGTCAGTTCGTCGGGGTCGACAACTTCGCGCGCGTGCTTTCGGACTACCGGTTCCTCCCGGCTGTCCAGAACGTCGCCACCTACCTGGTGGTCTGGCTGATCGTGCAGACCGTGCTGGTCGTCGTCCTGGCGCTGATCGTCCACTCGATCGGCGTCCGGTGGCTGTCCTCGACCGTGCGGTTCGTCTACTACATCCCCGGCGCACTCGCCGGAGCATCCAGCGTGATGCTCTGGCTGTTCCTGCTCGATCCGACGGTGAGCCCCGTCTCGGGAGTGCTCAGGGTCCTGGGTCTCGAGACGTTCGTGCAGACGGTGTCGGTGCAGAACCTGCCGATCATCTTCACGATCATCGCCTTCTGGACCGGCGCCGGCGGGTGGATCGTGATCATGTACGGCGCCCTGAACAACATCAGCGTCGAGGTGATGGAGGCGGCGCGGGTCGACGGAGCGGGCATGGTCAAGACCGCCTGGCACATCCAGATTCCCATGATGCGGAAGTGGATCACGTACATGGCCATCATGAATCTGGCGGCCGGAACGCAGCTCTTCGTCGAACCGCGCATCCTCTCCCAGGCCAGTAAGGGTGTCGTTCCGCCCGACTATTCGCTGAACCAGCTGGCCTACCTCTACGCCTTCCGCCAGGGAGATTTCAACGGATCGGCCGCAATCTCCCTGCTCCTGCTCGTCGTGGCGCTCGGGCTCGCCGCATTCTTCGTCCTAAGAGGTGGTCTGTTTGAGCGCGACTGA
- a CDS encoding right-handed parallel beta-helix repeat-containing protein: protein MSAKTGETTRRTVRRSMRASMLAAASIGALVVSLVPIGAHAAPPDKDRTFHASPDGRDIGQCQEQHPCSLDRVQQVVRDEVRKAKGDVTVELADGTYRIAEPLEFGAEDGGREGRTVTWAAAPGAHPELTGATAVTGWRPSEVDPAVYVADVPVGVDSRQLYVNGIIAPRASMRLQNSAVSITAAGIVIVDPALRYLADLPDQDRIEFQSLGDFTNRYSPVDHISGDLITMAQPAWNNNTWGWDTVQNSFLAGPTWYLENSLEFVDEVGEWYLAPDAGSLYYQAAEGVDPNDLDIELPRLDVLVSIGGTYDEPVTGLAFEGLRFSGTSWLGPSVDGYANQQNGAYLKGVFEYRPDDAFTSCSRGCEMFERARNDWYQEPAAVQVSAASDVSFTRNTFTALGQSALGIGNDANATRSGVGLGASDIAVVGNAFNEVGGHGIVVGGVRPDAHHPSDERMTNRDIRLEHNTVNRVAVDYKDNSGILSTYVTGARIVHNEVANVSYDGIDTGYGWGANDAGGSDDYADRGYYNWSPRYDTPTTLKDNYVAGNLVHDTKARFADGGTLYNLSASPGTIVERNYLYNISGVALYLDEGTRYTTYRHNVLQGGNPWVFTNAYSMRNHTNDNLLEENWYNSGGAQIPNAAAKNNQLIGNVLVTGDEWPTAAREVMCDAGVGIEYRTALNANLFGLADCPIESPVGAEHRTAGTPGVGTVFAQTGSDFGIAAAGSDIWGAGGQRDDEFGAIVRAGAVDSESTVVARVNSLNDVNAWAKSGVMLRNDITESGSSAGYAVTAVTRRNGVVFAWDSNGDGYIDTDARANVNTFRPIWVKLTRSESEVSGSYSFDGVNYVRIGSAVTLPGAADEQDGGIFSTSHDRSQWAINVFSDLAVE, encoded by the coding sequence ATGTCAGCGAAGACAGGGGAAACGACGCGTCGCACCGTGCGACGGTCGATGCGAGCGTCGATGCTCGCCGCGGCCTCGATCGGCGCACTGGTCGTCAGCCTGGTTCCCATCGGCGCGCACGCCGCGCCGCCCGACAAGGACCGGACGTTCCATGCGTCCCCCGATGGGCGGGATATCGGCCAATGCCAGGAGCAGCACCCATGTTCGCTCGACCGCGTGCAGCAGGTCGTGCGCGACGAGGTGCGGAAGGCCAAGGGCGATGTCACCGTCGAGCTCGCCGACGGGACCTACCGGATCGCCGAGCCGCTCGAGTTCGGTGCGGAGGACGGCGGCCGGGAGGGCCGGACCGTCACGTGGGCGGCCGCCCCCGGTGCCCACCCCGAGTTGACGGGGGCCACGGCGGTCACGGGGTGGCGTCCGTCCGAGGTCGACCCCGCCGTGTACGTCGCCGACGTGCCGGTCGGCGTCGACAGCAGGCAGCTGTACGTCAACGGCATCATCGCGCCGCGCGCCTCGATGCGGCTGCAGAACTCGGCGGTCTCGATCACCGCGGCGGGGATCGTCATCGTCGACCCGGCGCTCCGGTACCTCGCCGACCTGCCCGACCAGGATCGGATCGAGTTCCAGTCGCTGGGTGACTTCACCAACCGGTACTCGCCGGTCGATCACATCAGCGGCGACCTGATCACCATGGCCCAGCCCGCGTGGAACAACAACACCTGGGGCTGGGACACCGTCCAGAACTCATTCCTCGCCGGGCCGACCTGGTACCTCGAGAATTCGCTGGAGTTCGTCGACGAGGTCGGTGAGTGGTATCTCGCTCCCGACGCCGGATCGCTGTACTACCAGGCGGCCGAGGGCGTGGACCCGAACGACCTGGACATCGAGCTCCCTCGTCTGGACGTGCTCGTGAGCATCGGCGGGACCTACGACGAACCGGTCACTGGTCTCGCGTTCGAGGGTCTCCGGTTCTCGGGCACCTCGTGGCTCGGTCCGTCGGTCGACGGCTACGCGAACCAGCAGAACGGCGCCTACCTGAAGGGGGTCTTCGAGTACCGGCCCGACGACGCGTTCACCAGCTGCTCCCGCGGCTGCGAGATGTTCGAGCGCGCACGCAACGACTGGTACCAGGAGCCCGCAGCCGTGCAGGTGTCCGCCGCGAGCGACGTCTCCTTCACTCGCAACACGTTCACTGCCCTCGGGCAGTCGGCGCTCGGCATCGGCAACGACGCGAACGCCACTCGGTCGGGCGTGGGCCTCGGGGCGAGCGACATCGCCGTGGTGGGGAACGCCTTCAACGAGGTCGGCGGCCACGGCATCGTGGTCGGCGGGGTGCGCCCGGACGCGCACCACCCGAGCGACGAACGGATGACCAACCGCGACATCCGCCTCGAGCACAACACCGTCAACCGGGTCGCCGTCGACTACAAGGACAACTCGGGCATCCTCAGCACGTACGTCACCGGTGCCCGGATCGTCCACAACGAGGTCGCCAACGTCTCGTACGACGGCATCGACACCGGCTACGGCTGGGGCGCCAACGACGCCGGCGGCTCCGACGACTACGCGGACCGGGGCTACTACAACTGGAGTCCCCGGTATGACACGCCCACCACGCTGAAGGACAACTACGTCGCCGGCAACCTGGTGCACGACACCAAGGCGCGCTTCGCCGACGGGGGCACCCTCTACAACCTCTCGGCGAGCCCGGGCACGATCGTCGAACGGAACTACCTGTACAACATCTCCGGCGTCGCGCTGTACCTCGACGAGGGCACGCGGTACACCACCTACCGGCACAACGTGCTCCAGGGTGGCAACCCGTGGGTCTTCACGAACGCCTATAGCATGCGCAACCACACGAACGACAACCTGCTCGAGGAGAACTGGTACAACTCCGGCGGCGCGCAGATCCCGAACGCGGCCGCGAAGAACAACCAGTTGATCGGCAATGTCCTGGTGACCGGAGACGAGTGGCCGACGGCTGCGCGTGAGGTGATGTGCGACGCGGGCGTCGGCATCGAGTACCGCACCGCGCTGAACGCCAACCTGTTCGGCCTCGCCGACTGCCCGATCGAGTCACCGGTCGGGGCCGAGCACCGCACGGCCGGGACGCCGGGTGTAGGCACCGTCTTCGCCCAGACCGGGTCCGACTTCGGCATCGCCGCAGCCGGGTCCGACATCTGGGGCGCCGGTGGTCAGCGCGACGACGAGTTCGGCGCGATCGTGCGGGCCGGCGCCGTCGACTCGGAGTCCACCGTGGTGGCGCGGGTGAACTCACTGAACGACGTCAACGCCTGGGCGAAGTCCGGTGTGATGCTCCGTAACGACATCACGGAGTCCGGATCCTCCGCGGGGTATGCGGTGACGGCGGTCACGCGGCGGAACGGTGTCGTCTTCGCCTGGGATTCGAACGGCGACGGCTACATCGACACCGACGCGCGAGCGAACGTCAACACCTTCCGACCGATCTGGGTGAAACTCACCCGCTCGGAGTCCGAGGTGTCTGGTTCGTACTCCTTCGATGGGGTGAACTACGTGAGGATCGGGTCGGCGGTCACACTGCCCGGAGCGGCCGACGAGCAGGACGGCGGCATCTTCTCCACCTCGCATGATCGCTCGCAATGGGCGATCAACGTGTTCAGCGACCTGGCGGTCGAGTAA
- a CDS encoding amidohydrolase family protein, which produces MTIGLVDAHVHVWDPARHDYPWLNGTDLRRPMLPAQIDRADGAATGMVFVQAGAAPHDALAEATWVARSDWPELIAIVADADLRAAAKLGPHLDALAELPRVVGVRDLLQDDSTDSFAERADGLRIIAERGLSFDACVRHPQLDALVALLERVPDVTVILDHLGKPPVDAGIDSPAGRRWSDAIMRVATRPGTFVKLSGLTAESSDPTAFDRNADAFVEHALTAFGPQRTMLGSDWPVSATFGIGGRFIDWVARVRRVVGERDWPEVAQASARRAYLQPDLIDRGSVGP; this is translated from the coding sequence GTGACGATCGGCCTCGTCGACGCCCACGTGCACGTCTGGGATCCGGCGCGCCACGACTACCCATGGCTCAACGGAACCGACCTGCGCCGGCCCATGCTACCCGCGCAGATCGACCGTGCCGACGGAGCCGCGACGGGCATGGTCTTCGTGCAGGCGGGCGCGGCACCGCACGACGCGCTCGCCGAGGCGACGTGGGTGGCGCGTTCGGACTGGCCCGAGCTCATCGCGATCGTCGCGGATGCCGACCTGCGCGCCGCCGCCAAGTTGGGCCCGCATCTGGACGCCCTCGCCGAGCTTCCGCGCGTCGTCGGCGTGCGCGATCTACTGCAGGACGACTCGACCGACTCCTTCGCCGAACGCGCGGACGGGCTCCGGATAATCGCCGAACGAGGCCTCTCGTTCGACGCGTGTGTGCGGCATCCGCAACTGGACGCGCTCGTCGCGCTGCTCGAGCGGGTCCCAGATGTCACGGTCATCCTCGATCACCTCGGCAAGCCGCCCGTAGACGCGGGGATCGACTCACCGGCCGGGCGGCGCTGGTCCGATGCCATCATGCGCGTGGCGACGCGACCCGGAACGTTCGTGAAGCTGTCGGGGTTGACCGCGGAATCGTCCGATCCGACTGCGTTCGACCGCAACGCCGATGCGTTCGTCGAACACGCGCTCACCGCGTTCGGCCCGCAGCGCACGATGCTCGGCAGCGACTGGCCGGTCTCGGCGACCTTCGGCATTGGCGGTCGCTTCATCGACTGGGTCGCCCGGGTGCGCCGAGTGGTGGGCGAGCGCGACTGGCCCGAGGTCGCACAAGCCAGTGCGCGTCGGGCGTATCTCCAGCCCGATCTGATCGACCGAGGCTCGGTCGGTCCGTGA
- a CDS encoding mandelate racemase/muconate lactonizing enzyme family protein, whose translation MKITGYRELSSFRDWGRPIGDVNGFIRSGVTEVPIVVLETDEGIEGIGLGSHVALDVLFPALEGEDPRAVSALYDRMLGRVFKSGHSGATFGGIGSFDMALWDLKAKIAGEPLWRLLGARDRFVPGYASGLDIALDDESLFAFYRHMAERGFSAGKLKGGRDLDADIRRLGVIADALAPATEHPGLMLDANESWNLKQAVRHVHAVEEAHDLTWIEEPLRRWDAPGHARLSRSVRAAVATGENLTGLEQYQRLFELGAVDIVQAGANWGVTHFLRVAYAAYAHDLPVSPVGLTAMPTVAHAAASVPNHLTAEIQDLGAPYGVTVDEQYADGGIVLGDRPGAGIEIDEELIAAEQRTASWLVSDGPHVRENRIAPIGGSRPAVRK comes from the coding sequence ATGAAAATCACTGGATATCGCGAGCTCAGCAGCTTCCGCGACTGGGGTCGACCGATCGGCGATGTGAACGGATTCATCCGGTCCGGGGTCACCGAGGTGCCGATCGTGGTCCTCGAGACCGACGAGGGCATCGAGGGCATCGGCCTCGGCTCCCACGTCGCGCTTGACGTGCTGTTCCCGGCGCTCGAGGGCGAGGATCCGCGCGCCGTCAGCGCGCTCTACGATCGGATGCTCGGCCGGGTCTTCAAGTCGGGACACAGCGGTGCGACCTTCGGCGGGATCGGGTCGTTCGACATGGCGCTCTGGGATCTCAAGGCCAAGATCGCCGGCGAACCGCTGTGGCGGCTGCTCGGCGCCCGCGACCGGTTCGTCCCCGGCTACGCCTCCGGGCTGGACATCGCGCTCGACGACGAGTCGCTGTTCGCCTTCTACCGCCACATGGCCGAGCGCGGCTTCTCGGCCGGCAAGCTGAAGGGCGGCCGCGACCTCGACGCCGACATTCGACGGCTCGGCGTGATCGCCGACGCGCTCGCTCCAGCCACGGAGCATCCGGGCCTCATGCTCGACGCGAACGAGTCGTGGAACCTGAAGCAGGCCGTCCGGCATGTCCATGCCGTCGAGGAGGCCCACGACCTCACCTGGATCGAGGAGCCGCTTCGCCGGTGGGACGCCCCGGGTCACGCCCGGCTGAGCAGGTCCGTCCGGGCCGCCGTCGCCACTGGCGAGAACCTGACCGGGCTCGAGCAGTACCAGCGGCTCTTCGAACTCGGCGCCGTCGACATCGTGCAGGCCGGCGCGAACTGGGGCGTCACCCACTTCCTCCGCGTCGCGTACGCCGCCTACGCGCACGACCTGCCCGTCAGCCCGGTCGGGCTCACAGCTATGCCGACGGTCGCGCACGCGGCCGCGTCCGTGCCGAACCACCTCACCGCGGAGATCCAGGATCTCGGTGCGCCGTACGGCGTCACGGTCGACGAGCAGTACGCCGACGGCGGCATCGTGCTCGGCGATCGGCCGGGCGCCGGCATCGAGATCGACGAGGAGCTGATCGCTGCCGAGCAGCGGACGGCATCGTGGCTGGTCTCGGACGGCCCGCACGTCCGTGAAAACCGGATCGCCCCGATCGGCGGTTCGCGGCCGGCAGTGCGCAAGTAA